In the SAR86 cluster bacterium genome, CTTGAGAATCAACTTAAGCCCAAGAGATGGTTGCTCAAAGACCCCAGTCACTTAGGTAATCTTAAGGAAATATTAAGCGTTTACCCTGATGCATGCTTTATTCACATTACTCGAGATCCTGTTGAAACTATTCCTTCAATTTGTAGCTTAACCGCCCAAGTAAGAAAAGGGTTCTCGAAAGATTTGGATAGAAAACGCTTAGGTCAAGACACACTTAATTTTTGGGCAAAATCAAATGACAAAAATGAGGCCCAAAGATCTGATTTATCCTCAAATCAATATATGCAAGTTCAATACGATGATTTATTAGATGATCCAATTAATTTAATAAAAGACATATACAGGAATTTTTCTATTTCGTTGGATGATCAAACTCTGTCTCTTATGAATGCTTACATCGGGGAAGATTCTAATGATGCGAAAGCTGAACACAAATATTCTCTAGAAGATTATGGACTTGAAAGGAGAGAAGTACATAATAAGCTGGATTATTCTTAATTTATTACTTAAATATGAAAATTCTTGTTATGGGATTACCCGGGAGTGGTAAAACCTATTTGTCTGAAAGACTTCAGCCATTGTTAGAGTCTGCGTGGTTTAATGCTGATAAAGTTAGGTCTATGGCAGGTGATTGGGATTTTAGTGAGGAAGGTAGATTAAGGCAAAGTTTAAGAATGAAATCAATCGCTGATTTCGAATCACATCATAATAGGATTGTAATTTGTGACTTCGTCTGCCCAACTGAGGAAACTAGGAAGATATTTGATGCAGACGTAACTATTTGGCTCGATACCATCGTAGAAGGTCGTTTTGAAGACACAAATGCGTTATTTGAACCACCTTCTTCAGTTGATTTTCATATCACCGAATGGAATGATCACAATCATGAAGACATAGCAAAACAAATTAAAAAAAATGTTTGATTGGAAAAAACCTACAGTTCAAATGCTCGGCAGATGGCAACCTTGGCATACTGGACATCAAGAATTATTTAAAAGAGCAATAAAAAAAACTGGTCAAGTTATCATACAAGTCCGGGATGTACATGGTGCTTCAGGTGGTGATGGCCAAGATGATAACCCCTTTGATTGGGATGAAGTTTGTCGAAATATTTCTGATGGACTCCTTGAAGACGGATATCAAAGAGGAATTCACTATGAAATTATGATTGTTCCTAACATCGTGAATATCACTTATGGAAGGGGAGTTGGATATGTCTTTGAAGAGGAAACTTTTGACGAATCGGTAACTAGAATCAGTGCAACTAAGATAAGAAAAAAAATGAGAGAAGAAGGAGATCTGGATTAAAGCATGAAAATTTGCATAAGTGAGTTTACCTATAATTCTTTTGAAGAACTGCTAGAAAATAACTTCAAAAATGATGAGTTCATTCTTATAGATTCAGAGGCAAATATAATCTCAGGAGAGGGTAAGCCAGATATTGCTTTGGTCTCTTACGAACTTATGTTCAAGGCTTTGAAGTCAGAAAGTTTTTTTGAAAAATATCTCGCTTTGATTGATGAGTGTTCTTTTGTTCAAGGATCATGGGCTGGCACCGAATCTCCTCAAGCACAAGCCTTGATCTCTCATGCTAAAATTTTTTCTCACGGAGGCGGTCTTCATGCTATTCCAATAGCGACTTATGTTTTTGCACAGATTTTAAGATCAATAAAGTCTATAGATGCTCATATTGAACTTCAAAGAGAAAAGAGTTGGAAGCAAATGATGTCTGTCGGAGAGCTTACGGATATGACAATAGGAATTACTGGATTTGGTGGTATAGGACAAGAAGTGGCAAGACTAGCTAAGGCTTTTCGTATGAATGTATTCGCTACGAAGAGAACACCTGTTGTGTCAGATAATCTTGACAGGCTGTTTAAACCAAGTGAACTAGATGAAATGCTTCCTCTTTGTGATTTCGTAGTAAATTGTCTTCCATCAAGCGACGAGACCTATAAAGTTTTTTCAAAGTCTCGATTTGACTTAATGAAAACTTCCTCGATGTTCATAAATGTTGGTAGAGGGGAATCAGTAGATGAAGTTAGCCTTGCTGAAGCTCTTAAAGAAAAAATGATACTGTGTGCTGCTATTGATACAACCGATCCAGAACCTCTCGATTCTGATTCACCTTTGTGGACTCTAGAAAATTGTTTCATTACCCCTCACGATTCAGCATGGGGTCCAAGGGCACCTTTGAGAGCAGTTGAGCTGTTTATTGATAATTACAGACGTTTGAAAGAGGGAAAAAAATTACTCAATCAAGTATAAAAAAGGCCGCTAACGCGGCCTTTTTAGTTAGATAAGATTTAGCCTGTAAAGCCCACAACCGCTTTAACTTCCAAGAATTCTTCGAATCCAAATATACCCCATTCTCTTCCATTTCCAGACTGTTTATACCCACCAAAAGGAGTTGTGAAATCTGCACCAGCTCCGTTAATGGCTATACTTCCAGCTCTTATTCTGTTCGCAACTTTTTTAGCATGCTCTACATCTCCAGATGATACATAACCGTAAAGGCCATACTCTGTATCATTAGCGATTTCAATTGCTTCTTCTTCATCTTTGTAAGGAAGAATTGAAAGAACGGGTCCGAATATCTCTTCCCTTGCAATTGTCATGTCGTTATTTACATTTGCAAATACTGTCGGTCTAACAAAGTATCCTGCATTTAGACCTTCAGGTTTTCCTGGTCCGCCCGCTACTAGTTCAGCTCCCTCTTCAATACCTTTCTCAATCAGACCCTGAATTTTATTGAATTGAACATCACTTACTACTGGTCCGATACCTGTATCTTCTGCAAAAGGATCACCCACTTTTGTAGCCTCAGCTGTTTTCTTCGCTATTTCTTTTGCCTCTTCATGCCTTGATTCTGGAACCAACATTCTGGTTGGAGCATTACAAGACTGGCCGCTATTATTGAAACAATGTTTTGCTCCACCTGATATAGCTGATTCAAAGTCTGCATCATCTAATATTATATTCGCAGATTTTCCTCCTAATTCTTGAGCTACTCTCTTAACAGTGTCCGCAGCACCTTTGGCAACGGCAATACCTGCTCTTGTTGAACCAGTAAAAGACATCATATCAATACCCGGATGAGAAGACATAGCTTCACCAACTGTAGGACCATCACCATTTACAAGATTGAAAACTCCTGCGGGTACACCAGCTTCATGAAGTATCTCAGCAAAGATCATTGCATTTAAAGGAGCCATTTCAGTTGGTTTCAGAACCATCGTACATCCTGCAGCTAGTGCAGGCGCTACTTTGCAGGAGATCTGATTAATGGGCCAGTTCCATGGAGTAATCATACCTACAACACCTATAGGTTCGCGTCTTAAGACTGTTTTACCTCTTGTTTCTTCCCACTCAAAGTTTTGTAAGACTTCTATTGCTTGTGCAAAATGGCCAAGGCCTGTTGCGGCTTGAGCTGCCTTTGACAAAGATAATGGAGCTCCCATTTCTGAAGAAATAGTTTCAGCTATTTCGTCATACCTAGATTGATAGACCTCAACAATCTTGCCAAGTATGGCTAATCTTTCTTCGACTGTGGTTTGGCTAAAGCTATCAAAAGCTTTGGAGGCTGCTTTGACAGCGTTATCTACGTCAGCCGAAGTCCCCATAGCAATTTGTCCTATTACTTCTTCATTAGAAGGATTTAAAACATCAAACATGTTTTTTCCTTCCACAGGATCAACCCATTCTCCGTTTATATAAAATTGTTCATAAGTTTTCATTATTACTCTCCGTATATTTGTACTGTAAGTATATATTAGGATTAGACAAAGTTAAGTTAAATTTACTTTGTTTACCTGCTCATTAGACTGGCTTTCAGTTGACTTTGAATTCTTTCAGCCCATAAAGAAATATATTTTCTTGTCTCCCTTGGATCTATTATTTCATGAACTGAAAAAGCTTCCGCCCTAGGAAAAGGATTTTGATTTTTAGCCATTTTTTCTTCTAGCTCTTTTCTTTTTGCTTCAGGATCTTCCGCCTCAGAAATTTCCTTTTTAAAAGCTACAGCTACTCCGCCTTCTAGTGGAAGCGGTCCAGACTCGGCAGAAGGCCAAGCGAGAACATAACCATCTGGACCATAATGGGCTGCAGCAGCTACCCCGAATGATTTTCTAATCATTACCGTAGTCCATGGAACAGTAGATTCTGTAGTTGCTAATACTGCTTCAGTGCCATGTAAAATTGTTCCAGCCTTTTCTGCATCTGGTCCAATTAAGAATCCTGGTTCGTCTACTAAGCTTACAATTGGAATATTAAAAGTGTCACATAATCGTATAAATCTCGTGGTTTTTTGAGCACCCTCTGCGGACATGGACCCAGCATAAAAATTTGAATCATTAGCAAAAATCGCAACTGCATACCCATTAATCCTTGCAAAGCCCGTAATTATGCCTCGTCCATAATATCTAGTCATTTCAAAGAAAGATCCCTTATCAAATATAAAATTGACAATGTCTCTCATTTCATAGGATCTTTTTCTATCTTTTGGAATAATTGATAGTAAATCTTCTTCCATTCTTTCTATAGGATCGTCACAATCTATTTTTTCAGTAATTTCATATTTATTTTGAGGAAAGTAAGAAAGGAACTTCTTGATTTGTAAGAATGCATCTTCTTCTGTGGAGGCAACATTATCTGTCACGCCATTTACCTTGTGGATTTCTGAACCACCTAACTCTTCCTTAGACATCTTTTTCCCAAAAGCTCTTTCCACAACCGCAGGACCTGCAACAAGTATTTGAGCCGTTTCTTTTGTCATTACTCTAAAGTGTGAACCAACAAATCTAGCAGCAGGCATACCTGCAACAGGACCTAACGCTGCTGATGCTACTGGAATTTCTTTCAAAGTATCCGCAATAGATTTAAACCTAGACTTAGAAAAGACGGGATCACCTCCATAGCCTCCAGATTTTTTTCCAGGACCAGCAACAGATCCGCCACCACCTTCATGAAGCCTGATAAGTGGGATTTTGTACTTAAGGGCAAGCTCCTCTGTATAAACACTTTTTCTTAGACCTGCTGAATTAGGTGATCCACCTTTGACCGTAAAGTCTTCTCCACCAACTACTACTTGTTTATTATTAATTTTCCCAAAACCTAGGATAAAATTTGCAGGTGTTAAAGATTCCAACTTACCTTCATCATTAAGTTCTGACCCGCCTGCGATTTCACCTTGTTCTTGAAAAGAGTTAGGATCTAACAAAAGCTCTATTCTTTCTCTTAAAGTTAGCCTTCCTTTTGCATGTTGAAGCTTAATAGCATCCTTTCCACCTTGTGCTTTAGCAAGTTTTCTTCTTTTTTTAATTTCTGTTGTTTCTTTTTTCCAACTCATAATTCTAGTGCCCCGTACAGGATTTGAACCTATGGCCTCTGGATTAGGAATCCAGCGCTCTATCCGACTGAGCTAACGGGGCATTTTAAAGACATTTTAGCAATTTAGTCTTGATTTTAAATTCTCTTTGATTATTATTCATTGAGCACCGATTTGAACCAGATTGCGGGTGCTTTATAAATACTGCTAAATAGGATACTTGAAGACAAACCTGTTTAGCGAAAGCTGGCAGGTTTTTTTTTGGAGAAAATAAGATGAGTAACGAAGGTAAAAATTTAGAAACAATAGCACTGCATGCAGGCTGGAGAGCAGATGCGACTACAGGATCAGTAGCTGTTCCCATACACCAAACAACTAGCTATCAGTTTGAAAGTACTGAAAAGGCTGCAGATCTATTCGCTTTAGCGGAATTAGGTAATATTTATACAAGAATAATGAATCCTACTACAGCTGTTCTCGAAGAGAGGATGGCAGCTCTTGATGGAGGTGCAGCTGGTTTAGCGGTTTCATCAGGACAAACCGCCTCGGCTTATTCCATTCAGAACCTAGCCAGAGCTGGAGATAATATTGTTGCCTCTTCTCATTTATATGGAGGTACTTACAACCAGTTCAAAAACAATCTATCCGAAATGGGTATTGAAGTTAGATTCGTTGATCCAACAGATCCTTTGATGTTTATCAAGGCTTCAGACACCAAAACACGAGCTTTTTTTGGAGAAACCCTACCTAATCCAAAGCTACAAGTTTTTCCTATTAAAGAAGTTGCAGATCTTGGAAGAAAAAATGGAATTCCTCTAATAGTCGATAATACTGCCGCTCCAATATTTTGTAGGCCCTTTGATCATGGGGCGGCAATAACTACCTACTCGACTACAAAATATATTGGAGGTCACGGAACTTCAATAGGAGGTTTAATAATAGATGGCGGAAATTTTGATTGGACCGAAGCTGGTCCAGAACGACAACCAACTCTTAATACACCTGATCCTTGCTATAACGGAGTAGTTTGGACTGAAGCTACTAAAGAAATGGGGCCGATAGCCTATATTATGAAAGCTAGAACTACCTTGCTTAGAGATTTAGGCGGAGCAATGAGTCCATTTAATGCCTGGTCATTCATTCAGGGTCTTGAAACTTTACCTTTAAGGATGAGAGAGCACGGCAAGAATGCCCTTCAAGTTGCTCAATATCTTGAGGATAATAGTCTTGTTTCTTCAGTAACTTATCCTGGAATTTCAGAAGGCATTAGTAAAGAGAGGGCAGATTCATATTTAACAGGCGGCTATGGTGCTTTAATAGGTTTTGAGTTACCTGGAGGAGTCGAAGCAGGAAGGAAATTTATTGATTCTTTAGAGCTTCTTTACCATGTTGCAAATATTGGAGACTCCAGATCACTGGCAATTCATCCAGCCTCTACAACGCACAGTCAATTAACACCAAAAGAACAATTATCTGCTGGCGTAACACCTGGATATGTAAGACTATCAGTTGGTATAGAAAATGTAGAAGATATTATTAACGATATTGATCAAGCCATTAAAGCGGCAAGTTAGTTTATCAAGGAAATTTACCTAAAGCTTGGTTGGATTTTCTATACCAGGATAAACTTCCTCTGGATCGAATACTTTTTCGGACTCGGTGAAATTTAGAATAACTTCATCATTTTCTATTGAATCGACTGATCGATAAAAGCATGATTTATAACCAACATGACAGCTTGCCCCTAAGCCTCCTATGGTTACTTTCAGCCAGATGGAATCTTGATCATCATCTATAAGTATTTCATCTATTTTATGGACCATTCCACTAGATTCACCTTTTTTCCATAAAGCTTTTCGACTCCTGCTCCAGTAGTGTGCTTCTTTAGTAAGAATTGTTTTATCTAAAGCTTCTTTATTCATGTAACCATGCATTAACACCAAACCTGATTTAGTTTCAGTAACAACAACAGGGATGACGTCCTCTGCATTAAACTTGGGTGCAAGAATGTTCCCTTCTTCTACAAATTCAACAGATGATCGTTGGGCAAATTTTATTTTATTCACAATTTTTCCTATTAAGAAGTTTCATTTTAACAGAACATAATTGTCCCAAGCCATTAGCATCTAAAATTCAGTTTAAAGGAGTTTTTTGTTAAAATAGATTTATCAATGCTTCCTAATTTAAAAGTAGAGAACCTGTCTTGTGTTCGATCAGAAAAGGCTATATTCAAAAATTTAAACTTTGAAGTTCTGCCTGGTCAAAATATAGAAATTGTTGGTTCTAATGGTTCTGGAAAGACTACATTACTAAGAACACTATTAGGTTTAATTGACAAAGAGGAAGGGACTATTAATTGGCTGGATGAAGATAATAATTTCAAGGAATATCGATCTTTTGACTGTTTCTATCAAGGACACCAAATGGGCATAAAAAACTTGCTTACGGTTTTTGAAAACTTGAAGTTAACTCACAACGCAAAAGGGATGAGCGAAAAGGATATAAATAAGTGCCTTGAGAGGGTAGGTCTGTATAAGATAAATGAGATGGCATCAGATCTATCCGTAGGACAAAGAAAGCGAATTTCAATTGCAAGATGGCTGCTCAAAGATTTTAAAATTTATTTTATAGATGAACCTTTTACTGCTTTAGATGATCCTGCCTCTGATCTAATTAAAGAAATAATTAATGAACTTAATCAAAAGGGCAGCTCATTTGTTATAACAGGGCACAGATCCTCAAACATTAATGCAACCCTTGTTGAGATTTGATATGAATAGTTCAGTATTGGATTGGTTAGGTCTTTTATTAAAAAGGGATTTAATTATTGCTTTTAGAAGGTCCTCAACATATATAACGCCTTTAGTCTTTTTTTTAATTGTTATCACTTTTTTTCCTTTAGCACTGGGACCTCAAGAAAGTTTATTAAGCTCTTTGGCTCCTGGAGTAATTTGGATTGCCGCTTTACTAGCTTCATTGCTTGCGGTAGAAAGTATATTTAGTGAAGACTTTAGAGATGGTTCTCTTGATGATTTCTTTATTTCTTTAGAACCTTCTTTTGTCTTAGTATTTGCAAAAGTAATGATCCATTGGCTAATTACCGGGCTTCCGATTCTCCTTGCCTCTTCTCTTGCAGCAATTATTTTATATCTTCCTTTAGAAAGTTTTGTTCCTATGATTATAAGCCTTCTTCTTGGAACGTCTTTTATGAGTTTGCTAGGTGCTCTTGGTGCTGCTTTATCTTTAGGAAAATCAGCTATTTTAAGTGCAATTATAGTTTTACCTTTTTCTATACCAACATTATTAATGGGTACTTCTGTAATAACTTTTTCGCTCAATAATCAAGATTATTCAGGTTTTCTTATGTTAATGGGCGCCATGCTTGCAATAGGTATTCCATTACTATGTTTGTTAACTGTAGAAGCCTTGCTGTTGAATTATGACTAGGATTTGGAAAGTTACTAAAAGGTGGTTTATTGAAATGGGATCACCTCCTTTATTTTATCGATGGTCTTCAAAGATCATTTCTTGGTTAGGGATTTTAGCCATAATTTTTTTATCAGTAGGACTTTTTTGGGGATTACTAATTGCTCCAACTGACTATAAGCAAGGTGATGTTTATAGAATTTTATATGTTCACGTCCCTTCAGCGATACTTGGTCAGTCAATTTTTATGTTTATGGCAGCTTGTGGTCTTATTAATGTTGTCTGGAGAGCAAAGATATCAGGAATGATGTTGAAATCTGCTGCGCCAATAGGAATGAGCTTTACTCTCATAGCTCTAGTAACAGGTTCTGTGTGGGGTAAACCAACTTGGGGAACTTGGTGGGTATGGGATGCACGTCTCACTTCAACTCTTATATTATTATTTATTTATGCTGCATTAATGGGTCTGTATTCATCAATTGAAGATAAAACCAAAGCTGATAGGGCAGTCTCTATCTTGTCGATTGTAGGTTTGGCGATTATACCCGTGATTAAAAAATCAGTAGATTGGTGGCAAACACTTCATCAGCCATCTACTTTTACATTGACTTCTTCTCCCTCAATGTCTCCTGAAATGTATCAACCTCTTTTATTGTGTGTTATTGGATTTTATTTAATTTTCGCATTTGCATTAACTTTAAATCTAAGGAATGAAGTCATTGACAGAGAAAGATCAAAGAATTGGGTCAAGCAAATATTTGTAAACTAGGAAATGTTAGAAAATTTTAGTGATTTACTTTATATGGATGGCAATGGCCTTTTTGTATGGTTCTGTATGGCTTTTGTTATTCTTATTCTCAGTCTAAACATCCTTTATGCCATTAAGAGGAAAAGAAAACTTATTAAATTAATCAGATCTTCATGAACCCATTAAGAAAACAGAGACTCTATGCTTTGATTGCAGTTCTAATAGGATCACTTCTAGCAACTTGGCTAGTTGTTTCAGCTTTATCCGAGAATATGAATTTGTTTTATTCACCTAGTGAAATATTAGGAGTTGATATTGATGAAAATGTCTTGATCAGAGCTGGAGGAATGGTGAAGCAAGGCTCTATTGAAAAGAGTAAAGATTCTTTAAATGTCAGATTTACCGTCACAGATTATCAAAATGAGTTGATAATAAATTACGAAGGCATATTGCCAGATTTGTTTGACGAAAATGCTGGAGTAGTTGTAAGAGGAAATTTGAAAACCGATGGCACCTTTAAGGCTATCGAAGTTCTCGCTAAGCATGATGAGAATTATATGCCTCCAGAGGTAGCCAAGTTAATTGAGACGA is a window encoding:
- a CDS encoding adenylyl-sulfate kinase encodes the protein MKILVMGLPGSGKTYLSERLQPLLESAWFNADKVRSMAGDWDFSEEGRLRQSLRMKSIADFESHHNRIVICDFVCPTEETRKIFDADVTIWLDTIVEGRFEDTNALFEPPSSVDFHITEWNDHNHEDIAKQIKKNV
- a CDS encoding propionyl-CoA carboxylase, with translation MSWKKETTEIKKRRKLAKAQGGKDAIKLQHAKGRLTLRERIELLLDPNSFQEQGEIAGGSELNDEGKLESLTPANFILGFGKINNKQVVVGGEDFTVKGGSPNSAGLRKSVYTEELALKYKIPLIRLHEGGGGSVAGPGKKSGGYGGDPVFSKSRFKSIADTLKEIPVASAALGPVAGMPAARFVGSHFRVMTKETAQILVAGPAVVERAFGKKMSKEELGGSEIHKVNGVTDNVASTEEDAFLQIKKFLSYFPQNKYEITEKIDCDDPIERMEEDLLSIIPKDRKRSYEMRDIVNFIFDKGSFFEMTRYYGRGIITGFARINGYAVAIFANDSNFYAGSMSAEGAQKTTRFIRLCDTFNIPIVSLVDEPGFLIGPDAEKAGTILHGTEAVLATTESTVPWTTVMIRKSFGVAAAAHYGPDGYVLAWPSAESGPLPLEGGVAVAFKKEISEAEDPEAKRKELEEKMAKNQNPFPRAEAFSVHEIIDPRETRKYISLWAERIQSQLKASLMSR
- a CDS encoding aldehyde dehydrogenase family protein yields the protein MKTYEQFYINGEWVDPVEGKNMFDVLNPSNEEVIGQIAMGTSADVDNAVKAASKAFDSFSQTTVEERLAILGKIVEVYQSRYDEIAETISSEMGAPLSLSKAAQAATGLGHFAQAIEVLQNFEWEETRGKTVLRREPIGVVGMITPWNWPINQISCKVAPALAAGCTMVLKPTEMAPLNAMIFAEILHEAGVPAGVFNLVNGDGPTVGEAMSSHPGIDMMSFTGSTRAGIAVAKGAADTVKRVAQELGGKSANIILDDADFESAISGGAKHCFNNSGQSCNAPTRMLVPESRHEEAKEIAKKTAEATKVGDPFAEDTGIGPVVSDVQFNKIQGLIEKGIEEGAELVAGGPGKPEGLNAGYFVRPTVFANVNNDMTIAREEIFGPVLSILPYKDEEEAIEIANDTEYGLYGYVSSGDVEHAKKVANRIRAGSIAINGAGADFTTPFGGYKQSGNGREWGIFGFEEFLEVKAVVGFTG
- the ccmA gene encoding heme ABC exporter ATP-binding protein CcmA — its product is MLPNLKVENLSCVRSEKAIFKNLNFEVLPGQNIEIVGSNGSGKTTLLRTLLGLIDKEEGTINWLDEDNNFKEYRSFDCFYQGHQMGIKNLLTVFENLKLTHNAKGMSEKDINKCLERVGLYKINEMASDLSVGQRKRISIARWLLKDFKIYFIDEPFTALDDPASDLIKEIINELNQKGSSFVITGHRSSNINATLVEI
- a CDS encoding PLP-dependent transferase, which codes for MSNEGKNLETIALHAGWRADATTGSVAVPIHQTTSYQFESTEKAADLFALAELGNIYTRIMNPTTAVLEERMAALDGGAAGLAVSSGQTASAYSIQNLARAGDNIVASSHLYGGTYNQFKNNLSEMGIEVRFVDPTDPLMFIKASDTKTRAFFGETLPNPKLQVFPIKEVADLGRKNGIPLIVDNTAAPIFCRPFDHGAAITTYSTTKYIGGHGTSIGGLIIDGGNFDWTEAGPERQPTLNTPDPCYNGVVWTEATKEMGPIAYIMKARTTLLRDLGGAMSPFNAWSFIQGLETLPLRMREHGKNALQVAQYLEDNSLVSSVTYPGISEGISKERADSYLTGGYGALIGFELPGGVEAGRKFIDSLELLYHVANIGDSRSLAIHPASTTHSQLTPKEQLSAGVTPGYVRLSVGIENVEDIINDIDQAIKAAS
- the ccmC gene encoding heme ABC transporter permease CcmC, with the translated sequence MTRIWKVTKRWFIEMGSPPLFYRWSSKIISWLGILAIIFLSVGLFWGLLIAPTDYKQGDVYRILYVHVPSAILGQSIFMFMAACGLINVVWRAKISGMMLKSAAPIGMSFTLIALVTGSVWGKPTWGTWWVWDARLTSTLILLFIYAALMGLYSSIEDKTKADRAVSILSIVGLAIIPVIKKSVDWWQTLHQPSTFTLTSSPSMSPEMYQPLLLCVIGFYLIFAFALTLNLRNEVIDRERSKNWVKQIFVN
- a CDS encoding cytidyltransferase produces the protein MFDWKKPTVQMLGRWQPWHTGHQELFKRAIKKTGQVIIQVRDVHGASGGDGQDDNPFDWDEVCRNISDGLLEDGYQRGIHYEIMIVPNIVNITYGRGVGYVFEEETFDESVTRISATKIRKKMREEGDLD
- the ccmB gene encoding heme exporter protein CcmB; this translates as MNSSVLDWLGLLLKRDLIIAFRRSSTYITPLVFFLIVITFFPLALGPQESLLSSLAPGVIWIAALLASLLAVESIFSEDFRDGSLDDFFISLEPSFVLVFAKVMIHWLITGLPILLASSLAAIILYLPLESFVPMIISLLLGTSFMSLLGALGAALSLGKSAILSAIIVLPFSIPTLLMGTSVITFSLNNQDYSGFLMLMGAMLAIGIPLLCLLTVEALLLNYD
- a CDS encoding D-2-hydroxyacid dehydrogenase; the protein is MKICISEFTYNSFEELLENNFKNDEFILIDSEANIISGEGKPDIALVSYELMFKALKSESFFEKYLALIDECSFVQGSWAGTESPQAQALISHAKIFSHGGGLHAIPIATYVFAQILRSIKSIDAHIELQREKSWKQMMSVGELTDMTIGITGFGGIGQEVARLAKAFRMNVFATKRTPVVSDNLDRLFKPSELDEMLPLCDFVVNCLPSSDETYKVFSKSRFDLMKTSSMFINVGRGESVDEVSLAEALKEKMILCAAIDTTDPEPLDSDSPLWTLENCFITPHDSAWGPRAPLRAVELFIDNYRRLKEGKKLLNQV
- the hisI gene encoding phosphoribosyl-AMP cyclohydrolase, which encodes MNKIKFAQRSSVEFVEEGNILAPKFNAEDVIPVVVTETKSGLVLMHGYMNKEALDKTILTKEAHYWSRSRKALWKKGESSGMVHKIDEILIDDDQDSIWLKVTIGGLGASCHVGYKSCFYRSVDSIENDEVILNFTESEKVFDPEEVYPGIENPTKL
- the ccmE gene encoding cytochrome c maturation protein CcmE, with protein sequence MNPLRKQRLYALIAVLIGSLLATWLVVSALSENMNLFYSPSEILGVDIDENVLIRAGGMVKQGSIEKSKDSLNVRFTVTDYQNELIINYEGILPDLFDENAGVVVRGNLKTDGTFKAIEVLAKHDENYMPPEVAKLIETKE